A window of Candidatus Paceibacterota bacterium genomic DNA:
CAATGTAAAGGTGAAAGTCATCAATGCAGCGCAGCTCGATGTTACCGAGAAGAAAATGGATGAAAAGCATTACCATATCCACACCGGATACGTTGGTAACGCAAAAAGCCCAACTCTTGCACAGGTCGTCGCTAAGAAGGGATATGGCGAGGCAATTCGTATCGCAGTAAAGGGCATGCTTCCGGGCAACACCCTTCGCGATAAGCGCCTCAAGAATCTCTCTATTGAAGAATAGTATGACAACAGCAAAGAAGAAGGTCACCTCTACTGGTGCAAAGTACATCGAGGGTATTGGT
This region includes:
- the rplM gene encoding 50S ribosomal protein L13; its protein translation is MEYTIDAKGLALGRVASDVAVILMGKDSVDFAKNVVRNVKVKVINAAQLDVTEKKMDEKHYHIHTGYVGNAKSPTLAQVVAKKGYGEAIRIAVKGMLPGNTLRDKRLKNLSIEE